The following are from one region of the Phycisphaeraceae bacterium genome:
- a CDS encoding NADH-quinone oxidoreductase subunit N translates to MIDRLALLWPELSLFLTTCVVMVLGLSPAAEVRRMCSFVCAVGLIVAAGLAANAPSDPYAVLPNLMPFAKVVIAAVGLLLLLLLAGTVDRDYEASIKTGAEKFNPLRSNRAEFYSFFMFSLTGLMLCTSAESLIWLFLALELTSLPTYVMVTISTRGTRSHEAGVKYFFLGALGAAFFLYGFALIFGGSGATHFIDIAHVVARDGMNPTLTLGVLISIVGIAFKIAAVPMHFYTPDVYQGASSSVSAMLAFVPKMAGFVAIMMLCAAIGWNFGDRGSALPEPIRDLLWIMAALTMTVGNTLALRQRSIKRILAYSSIAHSGYMLVGIIAGPGSESGVFTTNGLAAVLFYLLCYGFMNVGTFAVLASIRRADGREADDIDDIRGLCWTHPVLGWSMVLCSLSLLGMPPLLGFVGKLGLFTSAISAGEIALVVVLGINSAIAACYYLRLIVTPYLEKPNTNDRQKVESAGIITRPIVAAISAASVVALMLVAQPLLEESAQAGAVRGPTPASQAATTPVEAIVLPES, encoded by the coding sequence GTGATCGACAGACTCGCGCTTCTTTGGCCTGAACTGTCGCTGTTCCTGACAACGTGCGTCGTGATGGTGCTCGGGCTCAGCCCGGCAGCCGAAGTGCGCCGCATGTGTTCGTTCGTGTGCGCGGTGGGGCTGATCGTGGCAGCAGGGCTCGCGGCCAACGCGCCCAGCGATCCATACGCCGTCCTTCCCAACCTGATGCCGTTCGCCAAGGTGGTCATCGCAGCGGTGGGGCTGCTGCTCCTGCTGCTGTTGGCAGGCACAGTCGATCGCGACTACGAGGCGTCGATCAAGACGGGAGCCGAGAAGTTCAACCCGCTGAGATCGAATCGGGCAGAGTTCTACTCATTCTTCATGTTCAGCCTGACGGGGCTGATGCTGTGCACGAGTGCCGAAAGCCTGATCTGGCTGTTTCTGGCGCTCGAGCTGACGAGCCTCCCGACATACGTAATGGTGACCATTTCGACACGCGGCACACGCAGTCACGAGGCTGGAGTCAAATACTTCTTCCTCGGCGCGCTGGGGGCCGCATTCTTCCTCTACGGCTTCGCGCTCATCTTCGGCGGGTCGGGCGCGACGCACTTCATCGACATCGCGCACGTCGTCGCACGCGATGGCATGAATCCGACACTCACACTTGGCGTTCTGATCTCGATCGTCGGCATCGCATTCAAGATTGCCGCAGTGCCGATGCATTTCTACACGCCTGACGTGTATCAGGGCGCATCCTCCTCGGTGTCGGCCATGCTGGCCTTCGTGCCCAAGATGGCCGGGTTCGTCGCCATCATGATGCTGTGTGCCGCCATCGGCTGGAACTTTGGCGACCGCGGCAGCGCACTGCCCGAACCCATCCGCGACCTCCTCTGGATCATGGCTGCACTCACCATGACCGTCGGCAACACCCTCGCCCTGCGGCAGCGATCGATCAAACGCATCCTGGCGTATTCATCCATCGCGCACTCGGGATACATGCTCGTCGGCATCATCGCCGGGCCGGGCAGCGAATCGGGCGTCTTCACGACCAATGGCCTCGCCGCTGTCCTGTTCTACCTGCTGTGCTACGGCTTCATGAACGTGGGCACCTTCGCGGTGCTCGCGTCGATCCGCCGTGCCGATGGCCGCGAAGCCGACGACATCGACGACATTCGCGGGTTGTGCTGGACTCATCCTGTGCTCGGCTGGAGCATGGTCTTGTGCAGCCTGAGCCTGCTGGGCATGCCACCGCTGCTCGGGTTCGTGGGCAAACTTGGCTTGTTCACGTCCGCGATCAGTGCTGGCGAAATCGCGCTCGTGGTGGTGCTGGGCATCAACTCGGCCATCGCTGCCTGCTACTACCTGAGGCTGATTGTGACGCCCTACCTCGAAAAGCCAAACACAAACGATCGGCAGAAAGTCGAATCGGCCGGCATCATCACACGGCCCATCGTCGCGGCAATCTCGGCAGCCTCCGTCGTGGCGCTGATGCTTGTGGCGCAACCTCTGCTCGAGGAGTCCGCCCAGGCTGGTGCTGTCAGGGGGCCGACACCCGCCAGCCAGGCCGCAACGACACCCGTTGAAGCCATCGTTCTTCCCGAGTCCTGA
- the pgsA gene encoding CDP-diacylglycerol--glycerol-3-phosphate 3-phosphatidyltransferase, with amino-acid sequence MPDPATTRLPAWKTHLPNALTLVRVALAAALFAIITLAIGPPDALAGLTHDARWLFLATGIFSIAALTDALDGYFARRWHVVSPLGRVMDPFADKILILGSFICLAGHDFHTAQGVTISGVTPWIAIVILARELLVTTIRGVYEAAGVDFSANRAGKWKMILQCAAIPAIFLILAFFPALPGSTARTFILGLVWITLAVTVWSGIPYVSRAIRSSGKLGNKVP; translated from the coding sequence ATGCCCGACCCTGCGACAACCCGCCTGCCCGCGTGGAAGACCCACCTCCCCAACGCGCTCACCCTTGTGCGCGTCGCGCTCGCAGCCGCCCTCTTTGCGATCATCACCCTCGCCATCGGCCCCCCCGACGCATTGGCGGGACTCACGCACGACGCCCGATGGCTGTTTCTGGCCACCGGTATCTTCTCTATAGCCGCCCTCACCGATGCGCTTGATGGCTACTTCGCACGCCGATGGCATGTCGTCTCGCCTCTGGGCCGAGTCATGGACCCATTTGCCGACAAGATCCTCATCCTCGGCTCGTTCATCTGCCTTGCCGGACATGATTTTCACACCGCCCAAGGCGTCACCATTTCCGGTGTTACGCCGTGGATCGCCATTGTCATTCTCGCCCGTGAACTTCTCGTCACCACGATCAGGGGGGTATATGAGGCGGCGGGTGTCGATTTTTCCGCAAACAGGGCGGGAAAATGGAAAATGATCCTCCAGTGTGCCGCGATCCCGGCGATCTTCCTCATCCTCGCGTTCTTCCCCGCTCTCCCCGGCTCGACAGCGCGAACCTTCATTCTTGGCTTGGTCTGGATTACTCTTGCGGTGACTGTGTGGTCAGGCATTCCATATGTAAGCCGCGCGATCCGATCGTCTGGCAAATTGGGAAACAAAGTCCCATGA
- a CDS encoding phosphatidylglycerophosphatase A, whose product MNKYPGLSWRLITTFGLGHMRPASGTWGSLPPVVVAGALIALGAGPGAMPIVYFGLLSLILVVFSAACIIRGDEAEARWGSDPSEVVADETAGQCLPLMLISAHAQSPQAVLFLLGVSFFAFRLFDIAKVEPANSLQRLPSGWGVLLDDIAAGAYAMVVVWLAGLIVVSG is encoded by the coding sequence ATGAACAAGTATCCAGGTTTGTCGTGGCGCCTTATCACTACTTTCGGGCTGGGTCACATGCGACCCGCGAGCGGGACGTGGGGATCTCTTCCCCCGGTTGTGGTGGCTGGCGCGCTCATCGCGCTCGGGGCGGGCCCGGGTGCGATGCCGATTGTGTATTTTGGGTTGCTTTCCCTCATTTTGGTGGTGTTCAGTGCGGCGTGCATCATTCGTGGGGACGAGGCTGAAGCGCGATGGGGGAGTGATCCGTCGGAAGTTGTGGCGGACGAAACCGCTGGCCAGTGCCTGCCTCTGATGCTTATCTCGGCCCACGCGCAGAGCCCGCAAGCGGTGCTGTTTTTGCTCGGCGTGTCGTTCTTCGCGTTTCGACTCTTTGACATCGCCAAAGTTGAACCAGCCAACTCACTTCAGAGGCTTCCTTCAGGCTGGGGCGTGCTGCTTGATGACATCGCGGCTGGCGCGTATGCGATGGTTGTGGTGTGGCTCGCGGGATTGATCGTTGTTTCGGGGTGA
- the nuoL gene encoding NADH-quinone oxidoreductase subunit L, whose amino-acid sequence MAMTLGAADVAAAGSAPAWVMLIPAMPMLGVILCTLMAIMGVRSKLPAFATVACLAVSFVLTVAMFAGHEGHGPTVVHAWDWISIAWGNEPGQQFTSSFGFYVDKLTILWMLFVTGLATLIALYASEYMSHDVGAGYCRFFAAFNLFVFSMACLVMGANLVMLYLGWEGVGLCSYLLIGYFYKKPSAVAAAKKAFIVNRVGDLGLALGLYLTFVHFGTIEYANLFASDKLAHYLALAREGNFDQIPMTAQWIALLLMVGAFGKSAQLPLYVWLPDAMEGPTPVSALIHAATMVTAGVYLIARAYPLFVASEFALPIVAWVGALTALLAATIGMAQFDIKRIMAYSTVSQLGYMFAGLGVMSSVGAAFHVLTHAFFKALLFLACGAVMHGFAGQLDLRKLSGVSKMKGWGIVSIGMLIGCLNLSGFPLTAGFFSKDMILAESFVTPGFGLLGWILLLTAGLTAYYTFRVFFRVFLGPVEYEPGDEVHAHDDHGHDGHDGHGDHGSHTAAHVAHAGHAEAGDQDHHGQFHPHAPGWAINLVLATLAGLSIVAAGLYFIGDHGWVSGMIHDSTAHVDLGHEGDHAHGSAALLGLDPHKAMYFISAGIGLIGIAIAYLLHLRGRTSAGFAPGAETAKKAVGRVQVWAENKWYVDEFYDLIVRRPLLLFSQIFRYVDMLLVDGLVNVAGWLPSALGGRLRRGQTGVLQSYAGSMAGGLALFVVIVLLIVSRQG is encoded by the coding sequence ATGGCGATGACTCTCGGGGCTGCGGATGTTGCAGCAGCAGGCAGTGCGCCGGCGTGGGTGATGCTGATCCCCGCAATGCCGATGCTCGGCGTCATCCTCTGCACGCTCATGGCGATCATGGGGGTGCGGTCAAAGCTCCCGGCGTTTGCGACGGTCGCGTGTCTCGCGGTGTCGTTTGTGCTGACGGTGGCCATGTTCGCCGGGCACGAGGGACACGGGCCGACGGTCGTGCACGCGTGGGACTGGATCAGCATCGCCTGGGGCAATGAGCCCGGGCAGCAGTTCACGTCGTCGTTCGGGTTCTACGTCGACAAGTTGACGATCCTGTGGATGCTGTTCGTGACGGGGCTTGCGACGTTGATCGCCTTGTACGCCAGCGAATACATGAGCCACGATGTGGGCGCTGGGTACTGCCGATTCTTCGCAGCGTTCAACCTGTTCGTGTTCTCGATGGCGTGCCTCGTGATGGGTGCAAACCTCGTCATGCTCTACCTCGGGTGGGAGGGCGTCGGGCTGTGTTCATACCTGCTGATCGGGTACTTCTACAAAAAACCCTCCGCAGTGGCGGCTGCCAAGAAGGCGTTCATCGTCAATCGCGTGGGCGACCTCGGGCTGGCGCTCGGGCTGTATCTGACTTTCGTGCACTTTGGAACAATCGAGTACGCGAACCTCTTTGCCAGCGACAAACTGGCGCACTATCTGGCTCTGGCGCGCGAGGGCAACTTCGATCAGATTCCGATGACCGCGCAGTGGATCGCCCTGCTGCTCATGGTCGGCGCATTTGGTAAGAGTGCCCAGCTGCCGCTGTATGTCTGGTTGCCCGACGCGATGGAAGGCCCGACGCCGGTGTCGGCCCTCATTCACGCAGCCACGATGGTCACGGCGGGCGTGTATCTGATCGCACGGGCGTATCCGCTGTTCGTGGCCAGCGAGTTCGCGCTGCCGATCGTGGCGTGGGTCGGTGCTCTGACAGCCTTGCTCGCAGCGACCATCGGCATGGCGCAGTTCGACATCAAACGCATCATGGCGTATTCGACCGTGTCGCAACTCGGGTACATGTTCGCAGGCCTCGGCGTCATGTCCAGCGTCGGGGCAGCGTTCCATGTGCTGACTCACGCATTTTTCAAGGCCCTGCTCTTCCTGGCGTGCGGTGCGGTGATGCACGGGTTTGCGGGCCAACTCGACTTGCGCAAACTCAGCGGCGTGTCGAAGATGAAAGGTTGGGGAATCGTCTCGATCGGCATGCTCATCGGGTGCCTGAATCTCTCTGGCTTCCCGCTTACAGCCGGGTTCTTCAGCAAGGACATGATCCTGGCAGAAAGCTTCGTCACGCCGGGGTTCGGGCTCTTGGGCTGGATCCTGCTGCTGACAGCGGGGCTCACGGCGTACTACACCTTCCGCGTGTTTTTCCGTGTGTTTCTTGGCCCGGTTGAATATGAGCCGGGCGATGAAGTGCACGCTCACGACGATCATGGGCATGACGGACACGACGGACACGGCGACCACGGTTCGCATACCGCTGCACATGTCGCGCACGCAGGGCACGCAGAGGCCGGCGATCAAGATCATCACGGCCAGTTCCACCCACACGCGCCGGGTTGGGCGATCAACCTCGTGCTGGCGACGCTGGCGGGGCTTTCGATCGTGGCTGCGGGGCTGTACTTCATCGGCGATCATGGCTGGGTCTCGGGCATGATTCACGATTCGACCGCGCACGTTGATCTCGGGCATGAGGGCGATCACGCGCACGGGTCGGCAGCACTGCTCGGGCTTGATCCGCACAAGGCGATGTACTTCATCTCGGCAGGCATCGGGCTGATCGGGATTGCGATTGCCTATCTGCTTCACTTGCGCGGGCGCACTTCGGCGGGCTTTGCGCCCGGGGCCGAGACCGCAAAGAAGGCCGTGGGCAGAGTGCAGGTCTGGGCTGAGAACAAGTGGTACGTCGATGAGTTCTATGACCTCATCGTCCGCAGACCTCTGCTGCTGTTCTCGCAGATCTTCAGGTACGTTGACATGTTGCTGGTCGATGGCCTGGTGAATGTGGCCGGATGGTTGCCTTCGGCTTTGGGCGGCAGGCTGCGCCGCGGGCAGACGGGCGTGTTGCAGAGTTATGCCGGGAGCATGGCGGGCGGGCTGGCGCTGTTCGTCGTGATTGTCCTCTTGATCGTGAGCAGGCAGGGATAA
- the nuoK gene encoding NADH-quinone oxidoreductase subunit NuoK produces the protein MDEITLAHYVLLSAAMFVIGVIGFITRRNMIIMFLCTELMFQAAGLALIAYGRYHLNFDGQTFVIFVLTVAAAEAAMALALVVLLFRKRESLNADEWSELHG, from the coding sequence ATGGACGAGATCACGCTGGCGCACTACGTCTTGCTGTCGGCGGCGATGTTCGTGATCGGAGTCATCGGGTTTATCACGCGGCGGAACATGATCATCATGTTCCTGTGTACCGAACTGATGTTTCAGGCGGCCGGCCTGGCACTGATCGCCTACGGCCGATACCACCTGAACTTTGACGGGCAGACGTTCGTGATCTTTGTGCTGACCGTGGCTGCAGCAGAGGCCGCGATGGCGCTGGCTCTGGTGGTGCTGCTGTTCAGGAAGCGTGAATCGCTGAACGCGGATGAGTGGAGTGAACTTCACGGCTGA
- a CDS encoding NADH-quinone oxidoreductase subunit M, protein MNSVLIPAALLVPLIFAAMVAWMPAAKARSTALLGTLVAVVPVLMMLFSFNYASAASFQFAGRVDWLPAFGLSLSVGVDSISLLLIALTALLGPLCVLGSWTAIVERQRMFYVWLLVLQTAMIGVFCARDLVVFYICFEFTLLPMFILIGVFGSTNRKVASIKFFLYTFTGSLIALAGLVYVAFHASQHYGVWTLDIGELAVAAQTMSPRAQGWVLAAMLAGFAVKVPLFPVHTWLPLAHTEAPTAGSVILAGVLLKLGTYGIYRFVLGFVPLAVMEYAPMLAMLSIVGIIYAGLICWVQTDVKKLVAYSSVSHLGFCVLGLVAVNAMGVSGSVLYMISHGLSTGALFLLIGFMYERYHTRDMGQIGGLAAKMPVWSTFMVFFVMASVGLPGLNGFVSEFLCLIGTFQSSSALAATEPGATSGSLGPWFAVAAGFGMVVGAIYLLYMVGRVVFGPLIEPADHHDGHGPLPRDLCPREIVALLPLALGCLVFGLYPKPLLSAIEQPVNISIQNYQFDASPRSMIDAGVVSRTEQLAEVKP, encoded by the coding sequence ATGAACAGCGTGCTGATTCCTGCTGCGCTGCTTGTGCCCCTGATCTTCGCAGCGATGGTCGCGTGGATGCCCGCTGCCAAAGCCCGCAGCACTGCGCTCCTGGGCACGCTGGTCGCCGTCGTGCCGGTCCTCATGATGCTCTTTTCGTTCAACTATGCCAGTGCAGCATCCTTCCAGTTCGCCGGGCGCGTGGATTGGCTGCCGGCCTTCGGGCTGTCGCTCTCGGTCGGGGTCGATTCGATTTCTCTCCTGCTCATCGCCCTCACTGCTTTGCTCGGGCCTTTGTGTGTGCTCGGGTCGTGGACAGCAATCGTCGAACGCCAGCGCATGTTCTATGTCTGGCTTCTGGTGCTTCAGACAGCCATGATCGGGGTGTTCTGCGCCCGCGACCTGGTTGTCTTCTACATCTGTTTCGAGTTCACGCTGCTGCCGATGTTCATTCTGATCGGTGTGTTCGGCTCGACCAATCGCAAGGTCGCGTCGATCAAGTTCTTTCTGTACACCTTTACCGGTTCGCTGATTGCCCTTGCAGGTCTTGTCTATGTTGCGTTTCATGCCTCGCAGCACTACGGCGTCTGGACGCTTGACATCGGCGAACTGGCGGTTGCTGCACAGACCATGAGCCCGCGGGCACAAGGGTGGGTGCTGGCGGCGATGCTGGCGGGGTTTGCGGTCAAGGTTCCACTCTTCCCGGTTCACACTTGGCTTCCCCTGGCGCACACCGAAGCGCCGACCGCCGGGTCAGTCATCCTGGCGGGCGTGCTGCTCAAACTCGGGACGTACGGAATCTATCGTTTCGTGCTCGGATTCGTGCCTCTGGCGGTCATGGAGTACGCCCCGATGCTCGCGATGCTGAGCATTGTCGGCATCATCTACGCGGGACTGATCTGCTGGGTGCAGACCGACGTCAAGAAACTCGTTGCGTATTCATCGGTCAGTCACCTCGGGTTCTGTGTCCTCGGGCTCGTGGCGGTGAATGCCATGGGCGTTTCAGGAAGCGTGCTGTACATGATCAGCCACGGCCTGAGCACGGGGGCGCTCTTCCTCCTGATCGGATTCATGTATGAACGCTATCACACGCGCGACATGGGCCAGATCGGCGGGCTTGCTGCCAAGATGCCGGTATGGTCGACGTTCATGGTGTTCTTCGTCATGGCTTCGGTCGGCTTGCCGGGCTTGAACGGGTTCGTCAGCGAGTTCCTCTGTCTGATCGGGACGTTCCAGTCATCGTCGGCGCTCGCAGCGACCGAACCGGGCGCGACGAGCGGTTCGCTCGGGCCTTGGTTTGCAGTCGCAGCCGGGTTTGGCATGGTCGTCGGTGCCATCTATCTGCTCTACATGGTCGGGCGGGTTGTCTTTGGGCCATTGATCGAACCTGCGGATCATCATGACGGCCACGGCCCGCTGCCTCGTGACTTGTGCCCGCGCGAGATCGTGGCGCTGCTGCCGCTGGCGTTGGGGTGTCTCGTGTTCGGGTTGTATCCCAAGCCACTGCTGAGTGCGATCGAGCAGCCGGTGAACATCTCGATCCAGAACTACCAGTTCGACGCGAGTCCCCGGTCAATGATTGACGCTGGCGTGGTCTCGCGGACCGAACAGTTGGCGGAGGTGAAGCCGTGA
- a CDS encoding DUF2238 domain-containing protein has translation MGIPRTVPRTIATKPRLTAFVALYTLGLGIVAGWQGNLEFVFYTIVMGVFIGFILFVDSRVRFTRLTLWLLATWGLLHMAGGTVKIPDALTDGDKNVLYALRLVSWVPRYDQFVHVFGFFVAALACAESLAAAFGRGKRAVLSAGVCFGVALMSMGLGAVNEVLEFAVTLFVEDHGVGGYVNTGWDLVCNGIGAVLGGMAAYSRNPARDSGLAP, from the coding sequence ATGGGCATTCCGCGCACTGTTCCGCGCACCATTGCGACCAAGCCTCGTTTGACTGCGTTCGTTGCTTTGTACACGCTCGGGCTGGGGATTGTCGCGGGTTGGCAAGGCAATCTCGAGTTCGTGTTCTATACGATCGTGATGGGCGTGTTCATCGGGTTCATACTTTTTGTTGACTCGCGTGTGCGCTTCACGCGGCTGACGCTCTGGCTGCTTGCGACCTGGGGCCTGTTGCATATGGCTGGGGGCACGGTCAAGATTCCCGACGCGCTCACTGACGGCGACAAGAACGTGCTCTATGCCCTGAGGCTGGTGTCTTGGGTGCCGAGGTACGACCAGTTCGTGCATGTTTTCGGGTTTTTCGTTGCGGCGCTGGCGTGCGCGGAATCGCTGGCGGCGGCTTTTGGGCGCGGCAAACGTGCGGTACTTTCCGCTGGCGTGTGCTTCGGTGTCGCGCTGATGAGCATGGGGCTGGGCGCGGTGAATGAGGTGCTGGAGTTTGCGGTGACTCTCTTCGTCGAAGATCACGGCGTCGGGGGATATGTCAACACCGGATGGGATCTTGTGTGCAATGGCATTGGTGCGGTGCTCGGGGGCATGGCAGCGTATAGCCGCAATCCGGCGCGCGACAGTGGACTTGCGCCTTAA
- a CDS encoding ABC transporter ATP-binding protein: MVEALRGLDIVIGSGEYVAIMGSSGSGKSTLMNILGCLDRPSEGTYLLDGVPASELSDEDLSRFRGVKIGFVFQAFNLIPQLTVEENVSVPLFYQDVPKRERLARAIESLDAVGLGDRLGHKPRELSGGQQQRVAIARALVTRPVVLMADEPTGNLDSKTGEAILQLFERLHDEGMTILMVTHDDDVAERCKRVIRLRDGLVEYDRLVSKG; encoded by the coding sequence ATGGTCGAGGCGCTGCGAGGCCTGGACATCGTGATCGGTTCGGGCGAATACGTCGCGATCATGGGCTCATCGGGCTCGGGCAAGTCAACGCTGATGAACATTCTCGGGTGTCTTGACCGCCCATCGGAGGGCACGTATCTGCTCGATGGCGTGCCCGCGTCGGAACTGTCCGACGAGGATCTTTCGCGTTTTCGTGGCGTGAAAATTGGATTCGTGTTTCAGGCGTTCAACCTGATTCCACAGTTGACGGTCGAAGAGAATGTTTCGGTGCCGTTGTTTTATCAGGATGTTCCCAAGCGCGAGAGGCTTGCGAGAGCGATTGAATCGCTCGACGCGGTCGGTCTGGGCGATCGGCTCGGGCACAAGCCGCGCGAACTTTCGGGCGGACAGCAGCAGCGCGTGGCCATCGCGCGGGCACTTGTGACTCGCCCGGTTGTGCTGATGGCCGACGAACCCACAGGAAACCTCGACTCGAAGACCGGCGAAGCGATTCTGCAACTCTTCGAACGCCTGCACGACGAAGGCATGACCATTCTCATGGTCACGCACGACGACGATGTGGCGGAACGGTGCAAGCGCGTCATTCGTCTGCGTGACGGGCTTGTCGAGTATGACCGCCTCGTCAGCAAGGGCTGA
- the pheA gene encoding prephenate dehydratase: MARKPTPRSKSPNHLDKVEVPGGSLSASETPDQTRALNDLRQRIDQLDAKLVALLNERAGLVVEVGKAKQRSGTPIYAPHREAEVLQRALDANAGPLSDRTIEGVFRELMSGSFALEHPLRIGYLGPPGSYSHIAAIKQFGSTVSPEDLHTIAGVVTEVRRGHVNYGLVPIENSTGGGITETMTALQEHAGHVYVYAEVQIAIHHALLANCEPSQIRRIHSKPEVLEQCRMWLATQFPAAELIAAPSSSRAAQTAVDENRSDAIMGAPPGSAAVGSTLAGQLYGLNVLFEEIEDNPNNITRFYILSQQRAKRSGDDKTSVMFNTIDKPGALVSVLSVFDRAKINLTHIDKRPSGRDNWQYTFFVDAQGHQDDPVVAEALAEASQHCRELIVLGSFPRSKRIL; this comes from the coding sequence ATGGCCCGTAAACCGACACCCCGATCAAAGTCGCCGAACCACCTGGACAAGGTCGAGGTGCCCGGGGGGAGTTTGTCGGCTTCGGAAACCCCCGACCAGACCCGAGCGCTCAACGACCTTCGTCAGCGTATCGACCAACTTGATGCGAAACTGGTTGCGCTGCTCAATGAGCGTGCTGGTCTGGTTGTGGAAGTCGGCAAAGCCAAGCAGCGTTCGGGGACGCCGATCTACGCCCCCCACCGCGAAGCGGAGGTACTTCAGCGTGCTCTCGATGCCAATGCGGGCCCGCTTTCGGATCGGACGATTGAGGGGGTGTTTCGTGAACTCATGAGCGGGTCGTTTGCGCTGGAGCATCCGCTGCGCATCGGGTACCTTGGGCCTCCGGGGTCGTACTCGCACATTGCTGCGATCAAGCAGTTTGGCTCAACGGTCTCGCCCGAAGATCTGCACACGATCGCGGGTGTGGTGACGGAGGTGCGGCGTGGGCATGTGAACTATGGGCTGGTGCCGATTGAGAACTCGACCGGCGGAGGCATTACGGAAACGATGACCGCTCTGCAGGAGCATGCGGGGCATGTTTATGTGTACGCGGAAGTGCAGATCGCGATTCACCATGCGTTGCTGGCCAACTGTGAGCCGAGCCAGATTCGCAGGATTCACTCCAAGCCGGAAGTGCTGGAACAGTGCCGGATGTGGCTGGCGACGCAGTTTCCGGCTGCTGAACTGATCGCGGCTCCGAGTTCGAGCCGTGCGGCGCAAACGGCGGTGGACGAGAATCGAAGTGATGCGATCATGGGGGCCCCCCCGGGTTCGGCGGCGGTGGGCTCGACTCTGGCGGGGCAGTTGTATGGGCTCAACGTGCTTTTTGAAGAGATCGAGGACAATCCGAACAACATTACGCGGTTCTATATCCTGAGCCAGCAGCGGGCCAAACGTTCGGGCGATGACAAAACGAGCGTCATGTTCAACACCATCGACAAGCCTGGGGCGCTGGTGTCGGTACTGAGCGTGTTTGACCGTGCAAAGATCAACCTGACCCATATTGACAAGCGTCCGAGCGGTCGTGACAACTGGCAGTACACGTTCTTTGTGGATGCGCAGGGGCATCAGGACGACCCGGTGGTGGCCGAGGCCCTGGCGGAGGCGAGCCAGCACTGCCGCGAACTGATCGTGCTTGGCAGTTTCCCCCGTTCCAAGCGGATTCTCTGA
- a CDS encoding NADH-quinone oxidoreductase subunit J: MNEFLLPILLYGACAAGAVGVALALPRRQPGLSLIGALVALGGGGLGLLMLFLAAGDVVRLPNLFFYVFALLSVGSAVRMITHPRPVYSALYFILTVIASAGLFVLLSAEFMAFALIIIYAGAILITYLFVIMLATQAPTEGDTDRLEGYDAVAREPIWAAAVGFVLLAALTTMLFRGVDQLPAPRLAGADRALIADMPRKLERNLREAGVIEKGQTLVVEGGRAQFDPASGQVMTSAGPRQVPEDLRASNIEQLGFNLLADHPMTLEIAGVILLMAMLGATVLARKQVDLEEEAKARQARRLALGEGRDDA, translated from the coding sequence GTGAACGAGTTTTTGCTCCCGATTCTGCTGTATGGGGCGTGTGCCGCCGGGGCTGTGGGGGTGGCGCTCGCGTTGCCGCGTCGTCAGCCGGGGCTTTCGCTGATCGGTGCGCTGGTCGCGCTGGGTGGCGGCGGGCTCGGGCTGTTGATGTTGTTCCTGGCAGCCGGGGACGTGGTTCGACTGCCGAATCTTTTTTTCTATGTCTTCGCGCTGCTGAGTGTGGGCAGTGCGGTGCGGATGATCACGCATCCGAGGCCGGTCTATTCGGCGTTGTATTTCATTCTGACCGTGATCGCCTCGGCAGGGCTCTTTGTCCTTCTGTCGGCCGAGTTCATGGCTTTTGCACTCATCATCATCTACGCGGGTGCGATTCTGATCACATACCTGTTCGTCATCATGCTGGCGACACAGGCCCCGACCGAGGGTGACACGGATCGTCTCGAGGGGTACGACGCAGTGGCGCGCGAACCGATCTGGGCGGCTGCGGTCGGGTTCGTCCTTCTGGCGGCGCTCACGACGATGCTGTTCCGAGGCGTGGATCAACTTCCCGCGCCTCGACTTGCGGGTGCGGATCGTGCCCTGATCGCGGACATGCCGCGAAAGCTCGAGCGCAACCTGCGCGAAGCCGGCGTGATCGAGAAGGGGCAGACGCTGGTGGTCGAAGGCGGGCGCGCCCAGTTTGATCCGGCGAGCGGGCAGGTGATGACATCGGCAGGGCCCAGGCAGGTGCCCGAAGACCTGCGGGCGTCGAACATCGAACAACTCGGGTTCAATCTTCTGGCCGACCATCCGATGACGCTTGAGATCGCGGGCGTGATCCTGCTGATGGCAATGCTGGGCGCGACCGTGCTGGCGCGCAAGCAGGTGGATCTGGAAGAGGAAGCCAAGGCCCGGCAGGCCCGCAGACTGGCGCTGGGAGAGGGGCGTGATGATGCTTGA